In the Pseudoalteromonas tunicata genome, one interval contains:
- a CDS encoding tRNA-(ms[2]io[6]A)-hydroxylase yields MFELKYHTPFSWTEAVLADFDAFLQDHAAAEKKASGMAVSMLSHYPDREKLVRAMTDLALEELIHFKQVIKIIYARGAILGDDKKDLYISEIRKLFRRGRDEFLLDRLLVAGVIEARGYERFSLVAQALPAGKEKTFYEAIAKSEAKHKDLFVELAYDYFDKAVVDLRLEEILSAEAEICAQLPFRAALH; encoded by the coding sequence ATGTTTGAACTAAAATACCACACGCCATTTTCTTGGACCGAAGCAGTGCTCGCTGATTTTGATGCATTTTTACAAGATCATGCTGCCGCTGAAAAAAAAGCATCAGGCATGGCGGTCTCAATGTTGTCACATTACCCCGATCGTGAAAAATTAGTTCGTGCTATGACCGATTTAGCATTAGAAGAATTAATTCATTTTAAGCAAGTCATCAAAATTATTTATGCTCGTGGTGCGATTTTAGGTGATGATAAAAAAGACTTATACATCAGTGAAATACGTAAACTATTTCGTCGTGGCCGAGATGAGTTTTTATTAGACCGCTTACTTGTCGCAGGCGTAATCGAAGCGCGCGGTTATGAGCGTTTTTCATTAGTTGCACAAGCGCTGCCAGCAGGAAAAGAGAAAACGTTTTATGAAGCCATTGCAAAATCAGAAGCTAAACATAAAGATTTGTTTGTTGAACTTGCCTATGACTACTTTGATAAAGCAGTTGTTGATCTACGTTTAGAGGAAATCCTTAGCGCCGAGGCTGAAATTTGCGCCCAACTTCCTTTTAGAGCCGCTTTACACTAG
- a CDS encoding S8 family peptidase, translating to MILRKSLLASSIALLISANAVADITNSTFALAGGDPLTPQQWHLQNTGQSGFSLSNGIAGNDLDLDFAHLMGIKGRGITVAVIDSGVEISHPDLKANVVAGSLNVADGSDFPTDLNGHGTSVAGLIAAVEGNGIGGRGVAPLASLVGFNFLANQTVASWLVSHGLSEDFRALDRFTDPRVFNQSYGSTPATPRAYDYVTNPFLELTDQVQADISLNSHWGRGAVYVKSAGNSFGSYTTAYRGQLIQVLPYEGGQFYNNNGLPFHSANISTDNNNYWNLVVSAINAEGKLSSYSSVGSSVFLSAPGGEYGTDSPAMVTIDLTGCDKGMNVAGDHPNALHGGTELDPNCDYNGTMNGTSSAAPNTSGAIATIMSANHALDARTVRHLLAQTARKTDPTNQGVDLTFENAQGEVVTYNAVPGWQTNAAGYNFHHFYGLGAIDVDAAVYKALFTGVSLPKLQITDWVSTQANVEIPDASLVGAQSAINVEQALTVESVQVKLNIDHSRLRDLAIELVSPSGTRSVLMSARTGFLGGNDGGYTDAVMLNNHFYGEQAQGEWTLNVIDTDKGTSYTLGFNPALGLIGFNSRNNEIAGVLKDWSIRIFGH from the coding sequence ATGATTTTAAGAAAATCCTTACTTGCAAGCTCGATAGCACTACTTATCAGTGCAAATGCAGTTGCAGATATTACAAATTCAACTTTTGCATTGGCAGGGGGAGATCCGCTTACTCCGCAACAGTGGCATTTACAAAACACCGGTCAATCAGGCTTTTCATTATCAAATGGGATTGCAGGTAATGATCTCGATTTAGATTTTGCCCATTTGATGGGTATTAAAGGCCGCGGCATTACTGTTGCCGTAATTGACAGCGGTGTCGAAATTTCTCATCCAGATCTAAAAGCGAATGTTGTTGCCGGTTCGTTAAATGTAGCTGATGGTTCTGACTTTCCAACAGACTTAAATGGTCACGGTACATCTGTGGCAGGTTTAATTGCGGCAGTTGAAGGCAATGGTATTGGTGGGCGGGGTGTTGCACCACTTGCAAGCTTGGTCGGTTTTAACTTTTTAGCTAATCAAACGGTGGCGAGCTGGTTAGTATCCCATGGTTTATCTGAGGATTTTCGTGCGTTAGATCGTTTTACCGATCCACGTGTATTTAATCAAAGTTATGGCAGTACACCAGCAACTCCTCGCGCTTATGATTACGTGACCAATCCATTTTTAGAATTAACTGATCAAGTTCAAGCTGATATTTCATTAAACAGTCACTGGGGTCGTGGTGCAGTGTATGTTAAATCTGCCGGTAACTCATTTGGTTCATATACAACAGCCTATCGTGGTCAACTAATTCAAGTGCTTCCTTATGAAGGCGGACAATTTTATAACAATAACGGCCTGCCATTCCACAGTGCCAACATCAGTACTGACAACAATAATTACTGGAACTTAGTGGTATCAGCGATAAATGCAGAGGGTAAGTTATCTTCGTATTCGTCTGTCGGTTCAAGTGTATTTTTATCGGCACCAGGGGGGGAATATGGTACAGACTCGCCGGCAATGGTGACCATCGATTTAACCGGTTGTGATAAAGGGATGAATGTTGCGGGTGATCACCCAAATGCACTTCATGGTGGCACTGAACTAGATCCTAATTGTGATTACAACGGTACGATGAATGGTACGTCATCAGCTGCGCCAAACACTTCTGGTGCGATAGCCACTATTATGTCTGCAAATCATGCACTTGATGCGCGCACTGTACGTCATTTATTAGCGCAAACTGCGCGCAAAACAGACCCAACAAACCAAGGTGTTGACCTTACTTTTGAAAATGCGCAAGGCGAAGTTGTAACGTACAACGCAGTACCTGGGTGGCAAACAAATGCGGCTGGCTATAACTTTCATCATTTTTATGGTTTAGGTGCGATTGATGTTGATGCCGCGGTCTATAAAGCCTTATTTACCGGTGTATCGTTGCCAAAACTACAGATCACTGATTGGGTTAGCACACAAGCCAATGTTGAAATTCCTGATGCATCGTTAGTTGGTGCGCAAAGTGCAATTAATGTTGAGCAAGCTTTAACCGTTGAATCTGTTCAAGTAAAACTAAATATTGATCATAGCCGCTTACGCGATCTAGCCATTGAATTGGTGTCCCCATCGGGTACCCGCAGCGTATTAATGAGCGCGCGTACTGGCTTTTTAGGTGGTAATGATGGAGGTTATACTGATGCAGTTATGCTCAATAATCACTTTTATGGTGAGCAAGCGCAAGGTGAATGGACACTTAATGTGATTGATACCGATAAAGGCACAAGTTACACCTTAGGTTTTAACCCTGCTTTAGGCTTAATTGGTTTTAATAGCCGTAACAATGAGATTGCTGGTGTATTAAAAGACTGGTCAATCCGTATCTTTGGTCATTAA
- a CDS encoding bifunctional diguanylate cyclase/phosphodiesterase produces MSWTVKKLKIVFSLTVIIIKRHQGDIVPNQRPNNLTLITDYQHLAEHVPTGIFEVDLAGHCTFSNATFKQLLGLDDQLSLGFSYTRHFHPDDKMAVVKHWCRCIKKEQAFNYTFRVHLPEQVELYLTINAVPVFKDQQLIAFIGCVEDVTELCLSQQQLKDNQQRYELALKSSGAGIWDWDILNDVVHYSAKFSDLLGFDNLLFGTSWSSWTDQIHPDDLDIFETQLQNHLDDADKPFNIECRLISQKKKVLWFTVVGEALRDEHGYPTRMVGSMVDITLKHQSQQMIWQQANFDHLTGLPNRNMFTERLKQEISESKRYQQKFALFFIDLDHFKEVNDTLGHGAGDQLLIEVAERLQLILRESDTIGRIGGDEFTALIPHINQTCDIDSLAQKLIQTIELPFYIDGESIFISASIGITLFPDHSEKIDELLKFADQAMYRSKENGRKRFSYFTFAMQEQADHTRNLTQELHLAIIEQHFHVVYQPIMALPSRKITKAEALVRWDHPELGLISPADFIPLAERSGVIIEIGNWVFYNAAKQALKWQQEIDPSFEISINRSPVQFQNPDPNADQKWVELLKNLGLIKGICIEITEGLLLDDTQGIKDKLLYFQNNGMDISLDDFGTGYSSLSYLTKFDINFLKIDRAFINDLEHNQNNQALCEAIIVMAHKLGLKVIAEGVESQRQLDFLAQAQCDFVQGYFISKPISAAAFEHQLKSPAPFGNAK; encoded by the coding sequence ATGAGTTGGACAGTAAAAAAATTAAAAATCGTTTTTTCCTTAACGGTAATCATTATAAAGCGACATCAAGGGGATATCGTGCCAAACCAACGGCCAAATAATTTAACTCTAATCACTGATTATCAACACCTCGCTGAGCATGTGCCTACGGGAATTTTTGAAGTTGATTTGGCTGGCCATTGTACTTTTAGTAATGCCACATTTAAGCAACTCTTAGGGTTAGATGACCAACTAAGCCTTGGTTTTTCATACACCCGCCATTTTCATCCCGATGATAAAATGGCAGTTGTTAAACATTGGTGTCGCTGCATCAAAAAAGAACAAGCTTTTAATTATACATTTCGAGTCCATTTACCTGAGCAAGTTGAACTTTATCTGACCATAAATGCTGTGCCTGTGTTTAAAGATCAGCAACTTATTGCCTTTATTGGCTGTGTTGAGGATGTCACTGAGCTGTGCTTGTCTCAGCAACAACTCAAAGACAACCAACAAAGGTATGAATTAGCACTTAAGAGTTCAGGTGCTGGGATTTGGGACTGGGATATCCTCAACGATGTCGTCCATTATTCAGCTAAGTTTTCCGATTTATTGGGTTTTGATAACTTATTATTTGGTACAAGCTGGTCTTCGTGGACAGATCAAATTCATCCAGATGACCTCGATATATTTGAAACTCAACTTCAAAACCACCTAGATGATGCTGATAAACCATTTAATATTGAATGCCGCTTAATTTCGCAAAAAAAGAAAGTATTATGGTTTACGGTTGTTGGTGAAGCATTGCGTGATGAGCATGGCTACCCTACTCGCATGGTGGGCTCGATGGTCGACATCACCTTAAAACATCAATCACAACAAATGATATGGCAACAAGCTAACTTTGATCACTTAACCGGCTTACCAAATCGGAATATGTTCACAGAAAGGCTGAAACAAGAAATTAGCGAAAGTAAGCGGTATCAACAAAAATTTGCATTATTTTTTATAGATTTAGACCATTTCAAAGAAGTGAACGATACCCTTGGGCATGGCGCTGGTGATCAACTTCTCATTGAAGTTGCTGAGCGACTGCAGCTTATTCTTCGCGAGTCCGATACCATTGGTCGTATTGGCGGTGATGAATTTACCGCCTTGATCCCGCATATAAATCAAACCTGTGATATCGATTCTCTTGCCCAAAAGCTAATCCAAACCATAGAGTTACCATTTTACATTGATGGAGAATCAATTTTTATCTCCGCAAGTATCGGAATTACGCTATTTCCTGATCACAGCGAAAAAATTGATGAACTGCTAAAATTTGCCGATCAAGCGATGTACCGCTCAAAAGAAAATGGTCGAAAACGTTTTAGTTATTTTACCTTTGCGATGCAAGAGCAAGCCGACCACACACGCAATCTTACCCAAGAGCTGCATTTAGCGATTATTGAGCAGCATTTTCATGTCGTTTATCAGCCAATTATGGCTCTACCCAGCAGGAAAATTACCAAAGCTGAAGCATTAGTCCGTTGGGATCATCCAGAACTTGGTTTAATTAGTCCTGCAGATTTTATCCCTTTAGCTGAACGTTCTGGAGTGATTATCGAAATCGGTAATTGGGTCTTTTACAACGCAGCCAAGCAAGCACTTAAATGGCAGCAAGAAATAGATCCTAGTTTTGAAATAAGCATTAACCGCTCGCCAGTTCAATTTCAAAACCCTGATCCTAATGCCGATCAAAAATGGGTGGAATTACTTAAAAACCTTGGCCTTATTAAGGGGATCTGTATTGAAATTACCGAAGGATTATTACTTGATGATACTCAAGGTATAAAAGACAAACTACTTTACTTTCAAAATAATGGGATGGATATTTCCCTTGATGATTTTGGCACTGGTTATTCATCACTATCGTATTTAACCAAATTTGATATTAATTTTTTAAAAATTGACCGAGCCTTTATTAATGATTTAGAACACAACCAAAATAATCAAGCATTGTGTGAGGCCATCATTGTTATGGCGCATAAATTAGGACTTAAAGTTATCGCTGAAGGTGTTGAAAGCCAACGGCAACTTGATTTCTTAGCGCAAGCGCAATGTGATTTTGTCCAAGGATATTTTATTTCAAAGCCTATCAGTGCCGCCGCATTTGAGCATCAACTAAAAAGCCCAGCGCCATTTGGCAATGCAAAATGA
- a CDS encoding response regulator transcription factor, translated as MSDIKKIMIVDDSRVSRMMIKANLLAKHPDWQIFEAQDGQDTLTKIANLDVDYFTVDLNMPGIDGLSLIEQLKPQFPASKFVLLTANIQQATHDKAEALCIKCVNKPITETSISTILDFFHA; from the coding sequence TTGTCTGATATAAAAAAAATAATGATCGTTGATGATAGTCGAGTTTCTCGTATGATGATAAAAGCTAATTTGCTGGCAAAACATCCAGATTGGCAAATATTTGAAGCTCAGGATGGGCAAGATACCTTAACTAAAATTGCCAATTTAGATGTCGATTATTTTACTGTTGACTTAAACATGCCAGGAATCGATGGGCTGAGCTTAATTGAGCAATTAAAACCACAATTTCCAGCCAGTAAATTTGTACTGTTAACGGCCAATATTCAGCAAGCTACCCACGACAAGGCTGAGGCTCTATGCATTAAATGTGTTAATAAACCTATAACTGAAACCAGCATATCGACTATTTTGGACTTTTTTCATGCCTAA
- a CDS encoding chemotaxis protein CheC, whose amino-acid sequence MPKQVLLDELEHDLLVELFNIGVGRAADSLSQIVNQEIKLSVPDIEHISVNQLAIKLGNGQEICSVSQYMKGSFEANTILLFPQHSSMEVVSKMLGEGVSAETLAELHQEGFSEIGNIVLNACIGAFGESIEEVFDVSLPVYSMGTAQDVIAAGNLNQVLFIRINLLLSTSHVEGYLVFLLEHFSFEKLKNVMQKIINGLI is encoded by the coding sequence ATGCCTAAACAGGTACTCTTGGACGAGTTAGAACATGACTTATTAGTTGAACTATTTAATATAGGCGTTGGACGTGCCGCCGATTCTCTTAGTCAAATTGTTAATCAAGAAATTAAGCTTTCTGTGCCTGATATTGAGCATATTTCGGTTAATCAGTTAGCAATAAAATTAGGTAATGGACAAGAGATTTGCAGTGTTTCCCAATATATGAAAGGCAGTTTTGAAGCCAATACCATATTGCTTTTCCCTCAACATAGCAGCATGGAGGTGGTGAGTAAAATGTTGGGTGAGGGCGTCTCAGCAGAAACATTAGCAGAGCTACATCAAGAAGGCTTTTCAGAAATAGGTAATATTGTATTAAACGCGTGTATAGGAGCTTTTGGCGAATCGATAGAAGAAGTGTTTGATGTCAGTTTGCCTGTGTATAGTATGGGGACTGCGCAGGATGTAATTGCAGCAGGAAATCTTAATCAAGTGTTGTTTATTCGTATTAATTTGTTACTCAGTACCAGTCATGTTGAAGGTTATTTAGTCTTTTTGTTAGAGCATTTTTCGTTTGAAAAACTAAAAAATGTGATGCAGAAAATAATTAATGGGCTAATTTAA
- a CDS encoding ATP-binding protein, translated as MNSIIPQYAVLDQLSIGVFIVDAEFNIQFWNTWMANSSQLSAENVVGQSLFNLYPQLINSRLNHALIASKEQKLPSVLSRVFNASPLPLFNQAKQLIKQSITVKPASMCESCSIIQVIDVSNAVAREKALEKQVLERQRAEAAKSAFLANMSHEIRTPLNGVIGMLELVADEPLSDKLQQFLQIASNSAESLLFIINDILDFSKIEAGKVDIDPVEFELLTFFEDIIASFIPAANKKAISLIFDSSHLETTLVRADKQRVRQILVNLLSNAIKFTEQGEVVVEVYLQKIDSQTAQLVCKVLDTGIGIEAHVIAKLFEPFQQSDSSISRRFGGTGLGLAIAKQLCHLMGGELTLSSKVGKGSCFEFEILLVTENIPSSQQFLHTSRCLIAESNRTQSALLQKQLETWGATVIRTFDSTQTGLALAANPRFDHLFIAEKLFLANKIFINTWQKEQQGQVIVLQDHWQESLDKYNTWHLTKPLFKTQILSVLHKHRPRNTVSLPKTASAKQTANTSRNHQCILVVEDNPINQIVAKECLKKLGYQYAVVEHGQAALDYLNTHPTPQINLILMDCQMPIMDGFTATAKIRAGEATEFYQHIPILALTANVIESERERCLQIGMNDFLAKPISLDILASLLDKWLMAKIQQVN; from the coding sequence GTGAATAGCATCATTCCTCAATATGCTGTACTTGATCAACTAAGCATCGGTGTATTTATTGTTGATGCCGAGTTTAACATTCAGTTTTGGAATACTTGGATGGCTAATAGTAGTCAGCTCAGTGCCGAAAATGTGGTGGGACAGTCTTTATTTAATCTTTACCCACAATTAATCAATAGCCGCTTAAATCATGCTCTGATTGCCTCTAAAGAGCAAAAGTTACCTTCGGTTTTATCGCGTGTTTTTAATGCCAGCCCATTGCCTTTATTTAACCAAGCAAAACAATTAATTAAACAAAGTATTACCGTAAAACCAGCAAGCATGTGTGAATCATGCTCTATTATCCAAGTTATTGATGTGAGTAATGCAGTCGCTCGAGAAAAGGCACTTGAAAAACAAGTCCTTGAACGTCAACGTGCTGAGGCTGCCAAAAGTGCTTTTTTGGCCAACATGAGTCATGAAATTCGTACTCCACTTAACGGGGTGATTGGCATGCTTGAATTAGTTGCCGATGAACCTTTGTCAGATAAATTGCAGCAGTTTTTACAAATAGCGAGCAATAGCGCTGAATCATTACTCTTTATAATCAATGATATACTCGATTTTTCTAAGATTGAAGCGGGCAAAGTAGACATTGATCCGGTGGAATTTGAGTTACTTACTTTTTTTGAAGATATCATAGCCAGTTTTATTCCCGCAGCGAATAAAAAAGCGATTAGTTTAATTTTTGATAGTTCACATTTAGAAACCACTTTGGTTCGAGCTGATAAACAAAGAGTGAGGCAAATATTAGTTAATTTATTGAGTAATGCGATTAAGTTTACTGAGCAAGGAGAAGTCGTCGTTGAGGTTTACCTACAAAAAATTGACAGCCAGACGGCTCAACTAGTATGTAAGGTACTCGATACCGGAATCGGAATTGAAGCGCATGTTATAGCTAAATTGTTTGAGCCTTTTCAGCAATCAGATAGCTCTATTTCTCGTCGGTTTGGCGGAACGGGTTTAGGCCTTGCAATTGCTAAACAGCTTTGTCACTTGATGGGAGGGGAGCTCACTTTATCAAGCAAAGTTGGCAAAGGGAGCTGTTTTGAATTTGAAATATTACTCGTGACTGAAAATATTCCATCATCCCAACAATTTTTGCACACTAGTCGTTGTTTAATTGCTGAATCTAATCGCACGCAAAGTGCTTTGTTACAAAAACAATTAGAAACTTGGGGAGCAACAGTTATTCGGACTTTTGATAGTACTCAAACTGGATTAGCATTAGCAGCAAATCCAAGATTTGATCACTTATTTATTGCAGAAAAATTGTTCCTTGCAAACAAGATATTTATTAATACATGGCAAAAAGAACAACAAGGTCAGGTTATTGTTTTGCAAGATCATTGGCAAGAATCGTTAGATAAATACAATACTTGGCACCTCACAAAGCCCCTTTTTAAAACTCAAATATTATCCGTATTGCATAAACATCGTCCACGTAACACAGTATCTTTGCCAAAAACAGCATCCGCAAAACAAACAGCTAATACCTCACGCAATCATCAGTGCATTTTAGTGGTTGAAGATAATCCAATTAATCAAATAGTAGCTAAAGAATGCCTTAAAAAATTAGGTTACCAATATGCAGTGGTTGAACATGGCCAAGCAGCGCTTGATTATTTAAATACTCACCCAACGCCGCAAATCAATCTAATCCTTATGGACTGTCAAATGCCGATAATGGATGGATTTACCGCTACCGCAAAAATTAGGGCAGGAGAAGCCACTGAGTTTTATCAACACATTCCTATTTTAGCGTTAACAGCCAATGTTATTGAGAGTGAACGCGAACGTTGTTTACAAATAGGGATGAATGATTTTTTAGCTAAACCGATAAGTTTAGATATTCTCGCCTCATTACTTGATAAATGGCTAATGGCTAAAATTCAACAGGTTAATTAA
- a CDS encoding DUF6942 family protein, with the protein MKKHTIGLGCPNFDIAVYIANRPLIEPYPFLASLHSLSHDEIAHIGKHCGNGWRKVFNVYAKLLYSLDNKHFAHFQTEPTWQAYRDKTLLQTGSGTALLFSAPILKPHRNTIHIICGRTYANELQRTAQINSSWVWLNDEFAIDKNNKVIVCPYFDYRQLSNIKIEFLAQQLLVLTQTLKGSA; encoded by the coding sequence ATGAAGAAACACACTATTGGCCTTGGTTGCCCAAACTTCGACATTGCGGTGTACATCGCTAACCGCCCGTTGATTGAACCCTACCCATTTTTAGCATCACTGCATAGTTTAAGTCACGACGAAATTGCCCATATTGGTAAACATTGTGGTAATGGCTGGCGTAAAGTCTTTAATGTCTATGCCAAACTTTTATACAGCCTCGATAATAAACACTTTGCACATTTTCAAACTGAGCCTACTTGGCAGGCGTATCGTGATAAAACACTTTTACAAACTGGCAGTGGCACCGCATTGTTATTTTCAGCTCCAATTTTAAAACCACATCGTAATACTATTCATATTATTTGCGGCCGAACCTATGCAAATGAATTACAGCGCACCGCACAAATAAATAGCAGCTGGGTGTGGCTTAATGATGAATTTGCTATCGATAAAAATAATAAAGTAATTGTGTGCCCCTATTTTGATTATCGACAATTGTCGAATATTAAAATTGAGTTTTTAGCGCAGCAATTGCTTGTACTTACACAAACACTAAAAGGCTCTGCTTAG
- the cydB gene encoding cytochrome d ubiquinol oxidase subunit II, producing MLDQSLLAIIFVGLMGLSILLYAILDGYDLGVGMLIPLDDDKESDTMIASIGPFWDANETWLVLAVGLMLIAFPAAHSMVLKALYLPAVVLLIGLIMRGVAFDFRAKAVFSHKPTWNKVFKFGSLIASLSQGYMLGLYIMAFEQTWQAYAFACLSAFGVSAAYCFIGATWLVMKTEHQLQQRAIGWAKKASLISLVGILAVSFVNLALKPEIFAKWFNWPNGLWLLPLPIICGLLFILCYLHLTRLALDPEKSCWQPFVAVVAIFCISFFALGFSFFPDIVPSKLTIWQAVAAPESLSFLFWGAIVVIPTILLYTAYSYRVFWGKVQDLKYY from the coding sequence ATGCTTGATCAATCTCTGCTGGCCATTATTTTTGTCGGCTTGATGGGGCTATCTATTTTATTGTATGCCATTTTAGATGGTTACGACTTGGGTGTTGGTATGCTCATTCCCCTCGATGATGATAAAGAATCCGATACCATGATTGCCTCTATTGGCCCATTTTGGGACGCCAATGAAACCTGGTTGGTACTGGCTGTTGGCTTAATGCTGATTGCTTTTCCGGCAGCGCACAGCATGGTACTTAAAGCGCTGTATTTACCTGCCGTGGTCCTACTGATTGGTTTGATTATGCGCGGTGTGGCCTTTGATTTTCGTGCCAAAGCGGTGTTTAGTCATAAGCCTACCTGGAACAAGGTGTTTAAGTTTGGCTCTCTTATCGCTTCATTAAGCCAAGGTTATATGTTGGGTTTATACATCATGGCGTTTGAGCAAACATGGCAAGCTTATGCTTTTGCGTGTTTAAGTGCGTTTGGTGTTTCAGCCGCGTATTGTTTTATTGGTGCCACTTGGTTAGTAATGAAAACAGAGCACCAATTACAGCAGCGTGCAATTGGCTGGGCTAAAAAAGCCAGCTTGATTTCTTTGGTCGGTATTTTAGCGGTATCGTTTGTAAATTTAGCACTTAAACCTGAGATTTTTGCCAAATGGTTTAATTGGCCTAATGGGCTTTGGTTGCTGCCACTGCCTATTATTTGTGGTTTACTTTTTATACTTTGTTATTTGCATTTAACTCGTTTAGCTCTCGACCCTGAAAAAAGTTGTTGGCAGCCTTTTGTTGCGGTTGTGGCTATTTTTTGCATCAGTTTTTTTGCTCTTGGTTTTAGCTTTTTCCCTGACATAGTGCCGAGTAAACTAACTATTTGGCAAGCGGTGGCAGCACCTGAGTCACTGAGTTTCTTATTCTGGGGCGCAATTGTCGTTATTCCTACCATCTTACTTTATACCGCATATTCCTATCGGGTATTTTGGGGTAAAGTACAAGACCTTAAATATTACTAA
- a CDS encoding cytochrome ubiquinol oxidase subunit I produces MLDTLMLSRIQFATNISFHILFPTITIALCWFLFYFKLRFDLSQDPIWMRAYRFWVKIFALTFAIGVVSGITMSFQFGTNWPGFMEKVGNIAGPLLGYEVLTAFFLEATFLGIMLFGLTRVPSKVHTFAALVVAVGTSLSAFWILSLNSWMQTPTGFEMRDGVAFPTDWLAIIFNPSFPYRLSHMLIASGITASFLIIGISSYRLLRGDTKRAPKLTLKIALIVAAVLTPLQVFVGDLHGLNTLKHQPQKIAAMEGVWHTEKGAPLLLFAIPDEKEQKNHFEIAIPKMASLILTHELDGEIKGLNEFEGKHPPVKPVFFAFRIMVGMGMLMIAIAWLGCFYLFKKGQLPNWLLKVAVAMSFSGWVATLAGWYVTEIGRQPYLVSGVLTVKDAATDIAPVNVGISLTLYLLTYVILMAAYLHTIFNMARHAVEIEEISDAEDRRLNPQRLTAKETANA; encoded by the coding sequence ATGTTAGATACCTTGATGTTGTCGCGAATTCAGTTTGCTACAAATATCAGTTTTCATATTTTGTTTCCGACTATCACCATCGCCTTGTGTTGGTTTTTGTTTTATTTCAAACTGCGCTTTGATTTAAGCCAAGACCCGATTTGGATGCGTGCTTATCGATTTTGGGTTAAGATTTTTGCCCTCACCTTTGCCATTGGCGTTGTAAGTGGTATTACCATGTCATTTCAATTTGGTACCAATTGGCCAGGTTTTATGGAAAAAGTCGGTAATATTGCAGGGCCATTGCTTGGTTACGAAGTGTTAACGGCATTCTTTTTAGAAGCAACTTTTTTAGGCATTATGCTGTTTGGTTTAACCCGCGTACCATCTAAAGTACATACCTTTGCGGCCTTAGTGGTTGCTGTGGGTACTAGTTTATCGGCGTTTTGGATTTTATCTCTTAACTCTTGGATGCAAACACCAACCGGATTTGAAATGCGCGATGGCGTGGCCTTTCCTACCGATTGGCTGGCGATTATTTTTAATCCGTCATTTCCTTATCGCTTAAGTCATATGTTAATCGCCTCAGGGATCACAGCCTCGTTTTTAATTATTGGTATTAGCAGTTATCGTTTACTGCGCGGTGATACTAAACGCGCACCAAAATTAACCTTAAAAATTGCCCTGATTGTTGCAGCAGTGCTGACACCACTGCAGGTCTTTGTCGGTGATTTACATGGCCTCAATACGCTTAAACACCAGCCACAGAAAATAGCGGCTATGGAAGGCGTCTGGCACACCGAGAAAGGCGCTCCGCTCTTGTTGTTTGCCATCCCAGACGAAAAAGAGCAAAAAAATCATTTTGAAATTGCGATCCCAAAAATGGCGAGCCTCATTTTAACTCATGAACTTGACGGTGAAATCAAAGGCTTAAACGAATTTGAAGGTAAGCACCCACCCGTTAAACCTGTCTTTTTTGCTTTTCGCATCATGGTGGGCATGGGCATGTTGATGATTGCCATTGCATGGTTGGGCTGTTTTTACTTGTTTAAAAAAGGTCAACTGCCAAATTGGCTACTAAAAGTAGCAGTTGCGATGAGCTTTTCGGGTTGGGTTGCGACACTGGCAGGCTGGTATGTGACCGAAATTGGTCGCCAACCTTATTTAGTGTCAGGCGTACTGACTGTTAAAGATGCTGCAACCGATATTGCGCCAGTTAATGTCGGTATTTCACTGACGCTTTATTTACTGACCTATGTAATTTTAATGGCTGCGTATTTACATACCATTTTTAACATGGCGCGCCATGCGGTTGAAATTGAAGAAATTAGTGATGCTGAAGACAGACGTTTAAATCCACAACGTTTAACAGCTAAGGAGACTGCCAATGCTTGA